A window from Tenacibaculum singaporense encodes these proteins:
- a CDS encoding TonB-dependent receptor produces the protein MFKKLLSLVLVVCSMSIYAQTTVNGKIYDEYLEPFPNAVILSGEARAVSDFEGNFTLQVKSTYPITIQVSAFGYKTEIIDVTSQDQEVNVILKESVALDEVVISASRSPERVIESPVTIERMGIVDVKRNTSVSFYDGLVNLKGIESREANYGFKSVNSRGFSTFDNTRFVQLVDGVETSIPALNFSAGNIMGLSDLDVKNVEILPGASSALYGANAFNGILLMRSRNPFDDAGISTYIKTGSMSQKAAGNNPFYDAGVRMAFKFNDYVAAKANFTYFSAEEWHADDTRNTTGIGGTATDGDRNTNTDYDGVNVYGDDFNFNLNDLNSALPSLNVSRTGYNESDLTNYNGYNLKFDGSIHIRPWANDALEIILNSRFSRGDNTYQGTNRFSQKGYFIEQYKLELKGRNFFVRGYYTGNDSGKSHDLRFAAIALNEKYNPTQNWYQEYAGIYSGALTVPGFTPFNDADARRFANRNRYVPGSPEFKTALEEVINTPINKGGAGIKDETSFYHFDANYNFKDIIRWGEIQVGGSYRKFDINSNGTLFTDENSSIEFDMVGVYSQIQKKFLDDRLKFTGSVRYDKSKNFEGNFSPRVALNYSLGESKNHILRASYQTGFRNPSTLEQYFGLRSGPSKYILGTSQENLDRFSTIVANQDGSTSVITGRQAFGNALVGTDNRVKLDVNPIKPEKVTSYEVGYRSIIDLNSRNILEIDINGYYNQYNDFVAFKDVIVANYGGLEADGTPDAQADAAIDNGDYTSFVLNTNTSANVDSYGVGVGLNTKVFKTFNIGANYTYSKLVFDQSDDPTFKAGFNTPEHQVKVMFGNPNLFKNFGFNVNLRWQDEFYWQSSFLDDTVDARTVLDAQINYRVPAIKSRFKLGGTNLTGNEYMVAPGSGLIGSMYYVSWTIND, from the coding sequence ATGTTTAAAAAACTACTATCCTTAGTTTTGGTAGTGTGTAGTATGTCTATTTATGCACAAACTACAGTAAATGGAAAAATTTACGACGAATACTTGGAGCCTTTTCCAAATGCAGTAATTCTTTCAGGAGAAGCTAGAGCTGTTTCTGACTTTGAAGGAAATTTTACGTTACAAGTTAAGTCAACTTACCCTATAACTATACAAGTTTCTGCTTTTGGATATAAGACAGAAATAATAGATGTTACTTCACAAGATCAAGAAGTAAATGTAATTTTAAAAGAAAGTGTAGCATTAGATGAAGTTGTAATTTCAGCATCTAGATCGCCTGAACGAGTTATCGAATCTCCTGTAACTATTGAAAGAATGGGGATTGTTGATGTAAAAAGAAATACTTCTGTGTCATTTTATGATGGATTAGTAAACTTAAAAGGAATTGAATCACGTGAAGCAAATTACGGGTTTAAATCTGTAAACTCTCGTGGCTTTTCTACTTTCGACAACACCCGATTTGTACAATTAGTTGATGGGGTAGAAACATCAATACCAGCATTGAACTTCTCAGCAGGAAACATTATGGGACTGTCTGATTTAGATGTGAAAAATGTTGAAATTTTACCAGGAGCTTCTTCTGCCTTATATGGCGCAAATGCTTTTAATGGTATTTTGTTAATGAGAAGTAGAAACCCTTTTGATGATGCAGGTATTAGTACTTATATAAAAACAGGTAGTATGTCGCAAAAAGCGGCAGGTAACAATCCTTTTTATGATGCAGGAGTTCGTATGGCATTTAAGTTTAATGATTATGTAGCAGCTAAAGCTAATTTTACTTATTTCTCAGCTGAAGAATGGCATGCAGATGATACCAGAAACACGACAGGTATTGGAGGAACTGCAACTGATGGAGATAGAAATACTAATACTGATTATGATGGTGTAAATGTATATGGTGATGATTTTAATTTTAACTTAAATGATTTAAATTCAGCATTACCTTCTTTGAATGTAAGTAGAACAGGATACAATGAATCAGACTTAACAAATTATAATGGGTATAACCTAAAATTTGATGGATCTATACATATCAGACCATGGGCAAATGACGCATTAGAGATTATATTAAATTCTCGTTTTTCTCGTGGAGATAACACATATCAAGGAACGAATAGATTCTCTCAAAAAGGATATTTTATTGAACAGTACAAATTAGAATTGAAAGGAAGAAATTTCTTTGTAAGAGGTTACTATACTGGTAATGATTCAGGGAAAAGTCACGATTTACGATTTGCAGCGATTGCTTTAAATGAAAAATATAATCCAACACAAAATTGGTATCAAGAATATGCTGGAATATATAGCGGAGCATTAACAGTTCCTGGGTTTACACCTTTTAACGATGCAGATGCAAGAAGGTTTGCTAATAGAAATAGATATGTACCAGGTTCACCTGAGTTTAAAACAGCTTTAGAAGAGGTAATTAATACTCCAATAAACAAAGGAGGAGCAGGAATTAAAGATGAAACTTCTTTTTATCATTTTGATGCTAATTATAACTTTAAAGATATAATTCGTTGGGGAGAGATTCAAGTAGGAGGTTCTTACCGTAAATTCGATATTAACTCAAACGGAACTTTATTTACAGATGAAAACAGTAGTATTGAGTTTGATATGGTAGGGGTTTACTCTCAAATTCAAAAGAAATTTTTAGATGATAGATTAAAATTTACAGGGTCTGTTCGTTATGATAAATCTAAAAACTTTGAAGGAAACTTCTCACCAAGGGTAGCGTTAAACTATTCTTTAGGTGAATCAAAAAACCATATTTTAAGAGCTTCTTATCAAACAGGGTTTAGAAATCCAAGTACCTTAGAGCAATACTTTGGATTACGTTCAGGACCAAGCAAGTATATTTTAGGTACTTCTCAAGAAAACTTAGATCGTTTTTCTACTATAGTAGCTAATCAAGATGGCTCTACTAGTGTAATTACTGGTAGACAAGCTTTTGGAAATGCTTTAGTTGGAACTGACAATAGAGTTAAGCTTGATGTGAATCCAATTAAACCAGAAAAGGTTACTTCATATGAAGTAGGATATAGAAGTATCATCGACTTAAATAGTAGAAATATATTAGAGATAGACATTAATGGTTATTATAACCAGTATAACGACTTTGTAGCATTCAAAGATGTTATTGTAGCTAATTATGGAGGTTTAGAAGCAGATGGAACACCAGATGCGCAAGCTGATGCAGCAATAGATAATGGAGATTATACTTCGTTTGTTCTTAATACAAATACATCAGCGAATGTAGATTCGTATGGTGTAGGTGTTGGGTTAAATACAAAAGTATTTAAGACATTTAACATAGGAGCTAACTATACATATTCAAAATTAGTTTTTGATCAAAGTGATGATCCTACTTTTAAAGCAGGATTTAATACTCCAGAGCACCAAGTAAAAGTAATGTTTGGAAATCCAAACTTGTTTAAAAATTTTGGATTTAATGTAAATTTAAGATGGCAAGATGAGTTCTATTGGCAGTCAAGCTTCTTAGATGATACAGTAGATGCAAGAACTGTATTAGATGCACAAATAAACTATAGAGTACCTGCTATTAAATCAAGATTTAAATTAGGAGGAACTAACTTAACTGGTAATGAGTATATGGTTGCACCAGGATCAGGGTTAATTGGTTCTATGTACTATGTTTCTTGGACAATCAATGACTAG